A genomic window from Engraulis encrasicolus isolate BLACKSEA-1 chromosome 14, IST_EnEncr_1.0, whole genome shotgun sequence includes:
- the wu:fb55g09 gene encoding coiled-coil domain-containing glutamate-rich protein 1 — translation MLSGERMCGKGIVCQWGPLHRQACKGEIQADERRKDAPRWYKCGKQQGWRGRRGRARGYPEPRRLNQWRGARPSDTVLRPVNIKGNRAPGMRAPRNTNQFLMHEKYQMMHMRSDSVGTDSGSDCEMDFADMDSYLGVLENARGALMDSLELSPPPLGLFCPPQLVKCDAFAFDFAVLDQEESLPYFPSEDDANQTEDFMQRDFNEFCDTIGPPE, via the coding sequence ATGCTCTCCGGAGAAAGAATGTGTGGCAAGGGCATTGTGTGCCAGTGGGGGCCCCTCCACAGACAGGCATGTAAGGGCGAGATCCAGGCTGACGAGAGGCGGAAAGACGCGCCGCGCTGGTACAAGTGCGGAAAGCAGCAAGGATGGCGAGGGAGAAGGGGCAGGGCGCGCGGGTACCCCGAGCCCCGCAGACTGAACCAGTGGAGAGGAGCGCGTCCGTCAGACACCGTCTTGCGTCCTGTCAACATCAAAGGGAACCGAGCACCAGGTATGCGAGCACCAAGAAATACCAATCAGTTTCTAATGCATGAGAAGTATCAGATGATGCATATGCGGTCAGATTCTGTGGGGACAGACAGTGGATCGGATTGTGAAATGGACTTTGCAGATATGGACTCGTATCTTGGTGTTTTGGAGAACGCTAGAGGCGCTCTGATGGACAGTCTTGAACTCTCCCCGCCGCCATTAGGTTTATTCTGTCCTCCACAATTGGTCAAATGTGACGCGTTCGCCTTCGACTTCGCTGTGCTGGACCAAGAAGAAAGTTTGCCGTATTTTCCATCAGAAGACGACGCCAATCAAACTGAAGATTTCATGCAAAGAGACTTTAACGAGTTTTGTGACACAATAGGTCCACCCGAGTAA